The Cellulomonas flavigena DSM 20109 DNA segment CAGCAAGTTCCAGGCCGTCGGCGCCAAGATCCCCAAGGGCGTGCTGCTGTACGGCCCTCCCGGGACGGGCAAGACGCTGCTGGCGCGCGCGGTCGCGGGCGAGGCGGGCGTGCCGTTCTACTCGATCTCCGGCTCGGACTTCGTCGAGATGTTCGTCGGCGTCGGCGCCAGCCGTGTGCGCGACCTGTTCCAGCAGGCCAAGGAGAACAGCCCGGCGATCATCTTCGTCGACGAGATCGACGCGGTCGGCCGCCACCGCGGCGCCGGCCTGGGCGGCGGGCACGACGAGCGCGAGCAGACGCTCAACCAGATGCTCGTCGAGATGGACGGCTTCGACGTCAAGACCAACGTCATCCTCATCGCGGCGACCAACCGCCCCGACATCCTCGACCCCGCGCTGCTGCGCCCCGGCCGGTTCGACCGGCAGGTCGCCGTCGAGCCGCCGGACCTCAAGGGCCGCGAGCGCATCCTCACGGTGCACGCGCAGGGCAAGCCGATGGCGCCGGGCGTCGACCTCGCGGTCGTCGCGCGCCGCACGCCGGGCTTCTCGGGTGCCGACCTGGCCAACGTCCTCAACGAGGCGGCGCTCCTGACCGCGCGCAAGGGCGCGCAGGTCATCGACGACCACGCGCTCGACGAGGCCATCGACCGCGTCATCGCCGGCCCGCAGAAGCGCACGCGCGTCATGAACGTCAAGGAGCTGAAGATCACCGCGTACCACGAGGGCGGGCACGCCCTGGTGGCCGCGGCGCTGCGGTACACCGACCCGGTGACCAAGGTGACGATCCTGCCGCGCGGGCGCGCGCTGGGCTACACGATGGTCATGCCGATGGAGGACAAGTACTCCACGACGCGCAACGAGCTGCTCGACACCCTCGCCTACGCGATGGGCGGGCGCGTCGCCGAGGAGCTCGTGTTCCACGACCCGACGACGGGCGCGAGCAACGACATCGAGAAGGCCACCGCGACGGCCCGCAAGATGGTCACGCAGTACGGCATGAGCGCGCGCCTCGGTGCGATCAAGCTCGGCCAGGAGTCGTCCGAGGTCTTCCTGGGCCGGGACGTCGGCCACCAGCGGGACTACTCCGAGGACGTCGCGGCGTCCATCGACGTCGAGGTGCGCGAGCTCATCGAGCGGGCGCACGACGAGGCCCGCGACATCCTCGTCGAGTACCGCGAGGTCCTCGACACGCTCGTGCTCGAGCTCCTGGAGAAGGAGACGCTCAACCAGGAGCAGCTCGCGGAGATCTTCCGTCCGATCGTCAAGCGCCCGCCGCGTGAGGTCTGGATCTCGGGCGACGACCGCACGGTCGACCGCGGCCCCGTCATGACGCCGGCCGAGGAGGCCGTGCGCGACGGGCAGCCGGTGGTGCCGCAGGACGAGGCCGCGGCCGCGCACGCCGAGCACCCGGCGGACGCCGTCGTGGAGCTCCCGCCGACCGGGACTCCCGACACGGACGGGACGCACTGACGTGGGTGACGCACCTGTGGGTACGCCGGGCACGCCGCCGGCCTCGACGATCACGCGGACGCAGGGCCACGGCGGGCGCGCGATCGCACCGTTCGACGAGGAGCGCGCCGCGCGTGCCGTGCGCGAGCTGCTCCTGGCGGTCGGCGAGGACCCGGACCGCGAGGGCCTGCAGGAGACGCCGGCGCGCGTCGCCCGGGCGTACCGCGAGATCTTCGCGGGCCTGACGATGGACGCGCGCGACGTGCTGACGACGACCTTCGACCTCGGGCACGAGGAGATGGTCATCGTGCGGGACATCGAGGTGTACTCCACGTGCGAGCACCACCTGGTGCCGTTCCACGGCGTCGCGCACGTCGGCTACATCCCCGGTGCGGACGGTCGCATCACGGGGTTGTCGAAGCTCGCGCGGCTCGTCGACGTGTACGCGCGCCGCCCGCAGGTGCAGGAGCGCCTCACGTCCCAGGTCGCCGACGCGCTCGTCGAGGTGCTCGACCCGACGGGCGTGCTGGTCGTCGTCGAGTGCGAGCACCTGTGCATGTCGATGCGCGGCGTGCGCAAGCCGGGCTCGCGCACGGTGACGTCGGCGGTGCGCGGTCAGATGCGGGACGTCGCGACGCGCGCCGAGGCCATGAGCCTGCTCACGGCGCGCTGACGGGAGGGCGCGTGGACACGCGGACGGGCGACCACACCGCGGCCCCCGGTGGGCCGCGGCTGACCGCGCTGCCGGCCCACCTGCGCGCACCCGCGCGGACGCTCGTCATGGGCGTCGTCAACGTCACGCCGGACTCCTTCTCCGACGGCGGTCGCTGGTTCGACCCCGACGCGGCCGTCGCCCGCGGGCTCGCGCTGCTCGACGAGGGCGCCGACCTGCTCGACGTCGGCGGCGAGTCCACCCGGCCCGGTGCGCCGCGGGTGCCCGCGGCCGACGAGCTCGTGCGCGTGCTGCCCGTCGTCGAGCGGCTCGTCGCGCACGGCGCGGCCGTCAGCGTCGACACCACCCGCGCAGCGGTCGCCGAGCAGGCCGTCGAGCGCGGTGCCGTGCTCGTCAACGACGTCTCGGGCGGCATGGCCGACCCGGGCATGGCGGCCGTCGTCGCGCGGACCGGTGCGGCGTACGTCGCGATGCACTGGCGGGGGCCGTCGGACGTGATGGACGACCACGACCGGTACGACGACGTGGTCGCGGACGTGCGCCGCGAGCTCGCCCAGCGTGTCGCGGTGCTGCGGGACGCCGGAGTGCGCGACGACCAGGTCGTGCTGGACCCGGGTCTCGGGTTCGCCAAGACGGGGGAGAGCAACTGGCCGCTCCTGGCGCGCCTGCCGGAGCTGCTGGCCGACGGCTTCCCCGTGCTGGTGGGGGCGAGCCGCAAGCGGTTCCTCGGGCACCTGCTGGCGGGTCCCGACGGCACACCCGCGCCCCCCGAGGCGCGCGACGAGGCGACCGCGGCCGTCACCACGCTGGCCGCGGCTGCGGGAGCATGGGCCGTGCGCGTGCACGAGGTGGGGGCGTCGGTCGCCGCGGTCCGGGTCGCCGCGCGCTGGCGGGCCGCGCAGGGCGAGGCAACGGCACGGCGCGCGACGTCGCGCGCCGGACAAGGAGGAGCACGGTGAACGTGCAGGACGACACGTACGACGAGGCGGGGCGGCGGTGGGACCAGATCCGCCTCACGGGTGTGTCCGCCACCGGGTACCACGGGGTGTTCGCGCACGAGCGGCGCGAGGGGCAGACGTTCGTGGCCGACGTCGTGCTGCACGTCGACACGCGCCGCGCCGCCGCGAACGACGACCTGGCGCACACCGTCGACTACGGCGAGGTCGCGCTGCTCGTCGCGGCCGTCCTGTCGGGCGAGCCGGTGGATCTCGTGGAGACCGTCGCCGAGCGGATCGCGGCCACCGTGCTCGCGCGGCCCGGCGTCCACGCCGTCGACGTCGCGGTCCACAAGCCGCAGGCGCCCATCACCGTGCCGTTCGGGGATGTCGTCGTCTCGATCCGCCGCGACCGCAGCAAGCTCCCCGCGGCCGAGCCCTACCGGCCGGCGACGGGTCAGGTGCGCCGCCCGGCGGACCCCGAGCAGCAGCACCCGCGCACCGCACCGCTGCCGCTGACGGACGTCGCGCCGGCGTTCGCGTCGGTGGACGTGGTGCACGCGGACCCGCCGTCGGCCGCCACGGCGACGAGCCCGTTCGCCCCGACCTCGTCGGACCCCGTGCCGTCGACCCCGACGCCGTCCAGCCCGTTCGCCCCCACGTCGGTGGGCCCGGTGCCGTCGGCCCCGACACCGGCCGCGCCGGTCCCGGCCGGCCCGTTCGCCCCGCCGCCCGCGCCCGCGCCGCTCGCCGCGCCGCCGCTGCCCTCGCACCTGCCGGGGCCGCCGCCCGCCGCCCCTGCGGCGCCGGTGACGTCGCCCGCGGGCCCCGACGGGCCGGGCTCCGTCGTCGTCGGCCCCGCTCCCACCGGTGCCGTGCCGACGGGCGTCGTGCCGGCGGTCGGGATCGCGGCGGGCCCCGTCCCCGCGCACGTGCCGGTGCCCGACGCGGCGCGCACCGAGCTCATGGCCCCGGTGACGGACGTCGTCGACGCCGAGATCGTCCTCGACGCGCTCGACGAGCCGCCCGCGCAGCCGGTGCGCGCCGTGCTGGCGCTGGGGTCGAACATCGGCCCCGCGCAGGAGACCCTGCGGCAGGCCGTTGCCGACATCGCCGCCACACCCGGCGTGGAGGTCGTCGCGGTGTCGCCGCTGGCGCGCACGGCCGCCGTCGGCCCGGAGCAGCCCGACTTCCTCAACGCCGTCGTCCTGGCGCGCACCACGCTGTCGCCGCGGGACCTGCTGCGGGCCGCGCACGCGGTCGAGGACCGGCACGGGCGCGAGCGCCACGAGCGTTGGGGGCCGCGCACGCTCGACGTCGACGTCATCGTGCACGGCGACACGCTCGCGGTGACGGACGACCTGGAGCTGCCGCACCCCCGCGCGCACGAGCGGGCGTTCGTGCTGCAGCCCTGGGCGCAGATCGACCCCGAGGCGCAGCTGCCGGGCCTCGGCGGCGGCCCGGTCGCGCAGCTCGCGGCCACCGCGCCCGACCGTGACGGTGTGCGGTGGATGGCGCTCGACTGGCTGACGGCTCCGGTGCCGGCCGCGAACCCGGAGCCGGACAACGCGAGCCAGGGCGAGGCGCACCTGCCGTGAGCGCGACCCGCGTCCGCACGCTCGTCCTGGTCGCCGTGGGTGTCGCGGCGGTGACCTGGTGGGTCATGCAGATGGCCGTGGGCCGCGGCGCCGCGACGCCGCCCGACGTGCCGTGGCTCGTGGTGGCGGTCGAGCTGCTGATCGGTGCGGTGGTGCTCTCGATGGGCTGGGCGGTGCGGCAGTACCAGCGCGGGAAGCGTCCGACGCTCGACCCCGTCCGGGCGGCCCGCACGGCGGTGCTCGCCAAGGCGTCCTGCTACACCGGTGCGCTGCTCACCGGCTGGTACGGCGGGCAGGCGCTGTCGCTGCTGACCGACGCCGACGTGCCGGGCAGCCTGGAACGGGCGGCGGCCGCCGGCCTGGCGACCCTCGGCGCCGTCGTCCTGGGTGCCGTCGGGGTCGTCGTGGAGCACTGGTGCCGGATCCCGCCGCCCGACGCCGAGGGGTCGGGGCTGGGACGCGCCGCGGACCTCGACCCGTCCGCGGGCTGACGCGGGGGACGCCGCCGCGGCGACCACCCCGAGATCCGCCGTACGACCGACCCGGCGCACCCGGTGCGTGCGGGAGGATGAGCCCATGACCACCCACCCCGAGGCGCCGGCCCCCGGCGCCGACCCGTTCGAGCTCCACGACGTCGAGTGGACCGCCGTGTCGCCCCGCCTGGCGACGGCGCGCATGGTCGTGCTGGGCATCTGGGCGGTGGTGCTGCTGGTCCCGACGGTCGCTGTCGCGGCACTCGTCGGCGTCGCCTGGGTCTGGGCGTTCCCGGGGGCGCTCGCCCTGCTGCTGCTGTGGAGCGCGCTGCTGATCCACCGCCAGGTCCGTGCGCTGCGCTATGCCGAGCGCGCCGACGACCTGCTCATCCGCCGCGGCATCCTGCTGCGCTCACTGGTCGTCGTGCCCTACGGCCGCATGCAGTTCGTCGACGTGAGCTCGGGCCCGCTCGCGCGGCGGTTCGGCATCGCGACGGTGCAGCTGCACACCGCGGCGCCGGGCACGGACGCCACGATCCCCGGCCTGCCGCCGGCCGAGGCGGCGCGCCTGCGCGACCGGCTCGCGTCGCGCGGTGAGGCCCGGCTGGCGGGCCTGTGAGCACGGCCCTGAACCCCGTGCCGGAGTCCGCCGGCGAGGAGAGCTACGACTGGCGGCGGCTGCACCCGGTGACGCCGGCGCTGCGCGGCTGGAAGGTGCTGGTCGCGTTCGTCGCGGTCGTCGGGTTCCAGATGTCCGACACGCTGCGCCAGGTCGCGGACGCGCTCGGGCCCGGCCGTGCCTGGCTCCTGGTCCTGGGCGCCGTCGTGCTCGTCGGCGTCGTCGGGTTCGTCTACTCCGCGCTGGCGTGGCGCGTCATGCGGTACGCGGTGACTGACAGCGCCGTGCACCTGCGCACGGGACTGGTGTTCCGGCAGCAGCGGCAGGCGCGGCTGGACCGCCTGCAGGCGGTCGACGTCGTGCAGCCGCTGCTCGCCCGCCTCCTGGGCCTCGCGCAGCTGAACCTCGAGGTCGCCGGCGGTGCCGGGTCGGCCGTGCAGCTCGCGTTCCTGCGGGAGTCCGAGGCCACCGCCCTGCGTGCGCAGATCCTGGCGCTCGCGGCGGGTGTCGGGCCGACGTCCGCGGGGGCCGTCCCGGCCGCCGCCCCCGGGACCGGGCCCGCGCAGTACAGCCCGCCCGCGCAGGACGGCGTGCCCGCGCAGGAGGGTGCTGTCGTCCCGGTCGCGGCGCCGGTCTACGCCGCCGCCCCCGAGCGGCAGGTGTACGAGCTGCCGATGCCGCGGCTCATCCGCTCGATCCTGTGGTCCGTGCCGCCGTGGTTCCTCGTCGCGCTGTTCGGTGCGCTCGTGGTCGTCAGCATCGTCGTGGGTGACGTCAGCGGCCTGTTCGTCATGGTGCCGGCCGCGCTCGGCGCCGGCGGGTACGTCTGGAACCGCATCAACTCCGGGGCGACGTTCCGCGCCGCGGCGTCCCCGGACGGCATCCGGCTGCGCCACGGCCTGACGGAGACCCGCACGCAGACCGTCCCCCCGGGTCGCGTGCAGGCCGTGCGCCTCACCCAGGGTCCGCTGTGGCGGCGCCACGACTGGTGGCAGGTCGAGATCAACGTCGCCGGCTACGGCGCGACGACCGACGCGCAGAAGGGCTCCACGCTGCACCCCGTCGCGACGCGCGCCGAGGCCGCGGTCGCGCTGTGGCTCGTGCTGCCGGACCTGGGCGTCGACGACCCGGTGGCGGCGCTCGACGCTGCGCTCGCGGGCCGGGACGACGACGGCGGCTTCACGCCCGCGCCGCGCAGCGCCCGCTGGGTCGACCCCTTCAGCCGCCGCCGTCACGGCGTGCTCGTCACGCGGACCGCGCTGGTCATGCGGTCGGGCCGGCTGTGGCGCACGGTCGTCGTCGTGCCGCACGAGCGCACCCAGAGCCTCGGCCTGGAGCAGGGGCCGCTGCAGCGTCGCCTGGGTCTGGCGACGTTCGTCGCGCACTCGACGCCGGG contains these protein-coding regions:
- the ftsH gene encoding ATP-dependent zinc metalloprotease FtsH — translated: MNVKRLFRGPFIWVALAVVLLVAAYGMLQAPPVRQVDTSAGLELLHDGKVEQVLVTEGTQRVDLTLSEAYDPDPDEEGDLGKRVYFFYVTPQGPQVIDAITAADPKDGFTSKVPQPTWWGSLLTLVLPFIIILGLFWFLMSNMQGGGSKVMSFGKSKAKLVSKESPKVTFADVAGVDEAVEELQEIKEFLSEPSKFQAVGAKIPKGVLLYGPPGTGKTLLARAVAGEAGVPFYSISGSDFVEMFVGVGASRVRDLFQQAKENSPAIIFVDEIDAVGRHRGAGLGGGHDEREQTLNQMLVEMDGFDVKTNVILIAATNRPDILDPALLRPGRFDRQVAVEPPDLKGRERILTVHAQGKPMAPGVDLAVVARRTPGFSGADLANVLNEAALLTARKGAQVIDDHALDEAIDRVIAGPQKRTRVMNVKELKITAYHEGGHALVAAALRYTDPVTKVTILPRGRALGYTMVMPMEDKYSTTRNELLDTLAYAMGGRVAEELVFHDPTTGASNDIEKATATARKMVTQYGMSARLGAIKLGQESSEVFLGRDVGHQRDYSEDVAASIDVEVRELIERAHDEARDILVEYREVLDTLVLELLEKETLNQEQLAEIFRPIVKRPPREVWISGDDRTVDRGPVMTPAEEAVRDGQPVVPQDEAAAAHAEHPADAVVELPPTGTPDTDGTH
- the folE gene encoding GTP cyclohydrolase I FolE, coding for MTRTQGHGGRAIAPFDEERAARAVRELLLAVGEDPDREGLQETPARVARAYREIFAGLTMDARDVLTTTFDLGHEEMVIVRDIEVYSTCEHHLVPFHGVAHVGYIPGADGRITGLSKLARLVDVYARRPQVQERLTSQVADALVEVLDPTGVLVVVECEHLCMSMRGVRKPGSRTVTSAVRGQMRDVATRAEAMSLLTAR
- the folP gene encoding dihydropteroate synthase; the protein is MDTRTGDHTAAPGGPRLTALPAHLRAPARTLVMGVVNVTPDSFSDGGRWFDPDAAVARGLALLDEGADLLDVGGESTRPGAPRVPAADELVRVLPVVERLVAHGAAVSVDTTRAAVAEQAVERGAVLVNDVSGGMADPGMAAVVARTGAAYVAMHWRGPSDVMDDHDRYDDVVADVRRELAQRVAVLRDAGVRDDQVVLDPGLGFAKTGESNWPLLARLPELLADGFPVLVGASRKRFLGHLLAGPDGTPAPPEARDEATAAVTTLAAAAGAWAVRVHEVGASVAAVRVAARWRAAQGEATARRATSRAGQGGAR
- the folK gene encoding 2-amino-4-hydroxy-6-hydroxymethyldihydropteridine diphosphokinase; its protein translation is MNVQDDTYDEAGRRWDQIRLTGVSATGYHGVFAHERREGQTFVADVVLHVDTRRAAANDDLAHTVDYGEVALLVAAVLSGEPVDLVETVAERIAATVLARPGVHAVDVAVHKPQAPITVPFGDVVVSIRRDRSKLPAAEPYRPATGQVRRPADPEQQHPRTAPLPLTDVAPAFASVDVVHADPPSAATATSPFAPTSSDPVPSTPTPSSPFAPTSVGPVPSAPTPAAPVPAGPFAPPPAPAPLAAPPLPSHLPGPPPAAPAAPVTSPAGPDGPGSVVVGPAPTGAVPTGVVPAVGIAAGPVPAHVPVPDAARTELMAPVTDVVDAEIVLDALDEPPAQPVRAVLALGSNIGPAQETLRQAVADIAATPGVEVVAVSPLARTAAVGPEQPDFLNAVVLARTTLSPRDLLRAAHAVEDRHGRERHERWGPRTLDVDVIVHGDTLAVTDDLELPHPRAHERAFVLQPWAQIDPEAQLPGLGGGPVAQLAATAPDRDGVRWMALDWLTAPVPAANPEPDNASQGEAHLP
- a CDS encoding DUF3180 domain-containing protein, yielding MSATRVRTLVLVAVGVAAVTWWVMQMAVGRGAATPPDVPWLVVAVELLIGAVVLSMGWAVRQYQRGKRPTLDPVRAARTAVLAKASCYTGALLTGWYGGQALSLLTDADVPGSLERAAAAGLATLGAVVLGAVGVVVEHWCRIPPPDAEGSGLGRAADLDPSAG
- a CDS encoding PH domain-containing protein, with the protein product MTTHPEAPAPGADPFELHDVEWTAVSPRLATARMVVLGIWAVVLLVPTVAVAALVGVAWVWAFPGALALLLLWSALLIHRQVRALRYAERADDLLIRRGILLRSLVVVPYGRMQFVDVSSGPLARRFGIATVQLHTAAPGTDATIPGLPPAEAARLRDRLASRGEARLAGL
- a CDS encoding PH domain-containing protein — protein: MSTALNPVPESAGEESYDWRRLHPVTPALRGWKVLVAFVAVVGFQMSDTLRQVADALGPGRAWLLVLGAVVLVGVVGFVYSALAWRVMRYAVTDSAVHLRTGLVFRQQRQARLDRLQAVDVVQPLLARLLGLAQLNLEVAGGAGSAVQLAFLRESEATALRAQILALAAGVGPTSAGAVPAAAPGTGPAQYSPPAQDGVPAQEGAVVPVAAPVYAAAPERQVYELPMPRLIRSILWSVPPWFLVALFGALVVVSIVVGDVSGLFVMVPAALGAGGYVWNRINSGATFRAAASPDGIRLRHGLTETRTQTVPPGRVQAVRLTQGPLWRRHDWWQVEINVAGYGATTDAQKGSTLHPVATRAEAAVALWLVLPDLGVDDPVAALDAALAGRDDDGGFTPAPRSARWVDPFSRRRHGVLVTRTALVMRSGRLWRTVVVVPHERTQSLGLEQGPLQRRLGLATFVAHSTPGPVAPRVQHLEAHVAAALLEEQSERARQARAVAGPELWMRAATADLGTGVAGTHAAVDADAPQPVPPAPAPVQVPTHQPSAPAPGEPQA